The Variovorax paradoxus genome window below encodes:
- a CDS encoding transporter substrate-binding domain-containing protein, whose protein sequence is MTTNRRHFLVSSAASAAALASPALMRSAYAADTIKVGALYSQTGGLSIVEKMLANGVRMAVAEINAAGGVMGRQVEVVLEDGASDPKTFNEKASKLITRDRIETVFGCHTSASRKAVLPVFERRNAMLFYQTHYEGFECSKNVVYSGAVANQQLANYVPWIVEKLGKKKFFIVGSNYVYPREMSKVSKKLIEQSGAKWVADEYLELGHSEWASVVRKIKESGADVVLSHVVGDSLVAFYREYKNQGMSQAAVPICATVISEIEIAAMGGEYAAGSYTSVPYFMSIDTPANKSFIERYRKFVNDPKAVTYHSLEAAYFQVFLWKQAVEAGKATTADAIRANIGGQSYDAPGGKVRIDPESLHAWVTPRIGQWQADGQSKVVDASPQPVRPLPYFAYGETDANLICKRNGAAPVKA, encoded by the coding sequence TTGACAACCAACCGTCGCCACTTCCTCGTTTCCTCGGCTGCTTCCGCGGCTGCCCTCGCGTCGCCCGCGCTGATGCGCAGCGCTTACGCGGCCGACACCATCAAGGTCGGCGCGCTCTACTCGCAGACCGGCGGCCTCTCGATCGTCGAGAAGATGCTCGCCAACGGCGTGCGCATGGCCGTGGCCGAGATCAACGCCGCGGGCGGCGTGATGGGCCGCCAGGTCGAGGTGGTGCTCGAGGACGGCGCCTCCGACCCGAAGACCTTCAACGAGAAGGCCTCGAAGCTGATCACGCGCGACCGCATCGAGACCGTGTTCGGCTGCCACACCTCGGCCAGCCGCAAGGCGGTGCTGCCGGTGTTCGAGCGCCGCAACGCGATGCTGTTCTATCAAACCCACTACGAAGGCTTCGAGTGCTCGAAGAACGTGGTCTACAGCGGCGCGGTCGCCAACCAGCAGCTGGCCAACTACGTGCCGTGGATCGTCGAGAAGCTCGGCAAGAAGAAGTTCTTCATCGTCGGTTCCAACTACGTCTATCCGCGCGAGATGTCGAAGGTCAGCAAGAAGCTGATCGAGCAGTCGGGCGCCAAGTGGGTGGCCGACGAGTACCTCGAGCTCGGCCATTCGGAATGGGCCTCGGTGGTGCGCAAGATCAAGGAGTCGGGCGCCGACGTGGTGCTCTCGCACGTGGTGGGCGATTCGCTCGTGGCCTTCTACCGCGAGTACAAGAACCAGGGCATGTCGCAGGCCGCGGTGCCGATCTGCGCCACCGTGATCAGCGAGATCGAGATCGCTGCCATGGGCGGCGAGTACGCGGCCGGCAGCTACACCTCGGTGCCGTACTTCATGTCGATCGACACGCCGGCCAACAAGTCCTTCATCGAGCGCTACCGCAAGTTCGTCAACGACCCCAAGGCCGTGACCTACCACTCGCTCGAGGCCGCGTACTTCCAGGTCTTCCTCTGGAAGCAGGCGGTGGAGGCCGGCAAGGCCACCACGGCCGACGCCATCCGCGCCAACATCGGCGGCCAGAGCTACGACGCGCCCGGCGGCAAGGTGCGCATCGATCCCGAGAGCCTGCATGCCTGGGTCACGCCGCGCATCGGCCAGTGGCAGGCCGACGGCCAGAGCAAGGTGGTCGACGCGAGCCCGCAACCGGTGCGGCCGCTGCCTTACTTCGCCTACGGCGAGACCGACGCCAACCTGATCTGCAAGCGCAACGGCGCCGCGCCGGTGAAGGCCTGA
- a CDS encoding ANTAR domain-containing protein, which yields MTISLLRELPELKIVVVHPPDEEGDALVSHLRRVGCMVSMAWPMPATVPPNVDVLFLLVEGESRQATETLLKSMPRPEPTVIAIVNYEDPTTLQLVLESAAFAVVQKPIKPFGLLAHLVTARSLWAERQAMLKENRKLRRKITSDQAMSRAKTILMASKGISEGEAYQAIRAQAMAKRLSMEQIASSIINMETLLHPAP from the coding sequence ATGACCATTTCGCTGCTGCGCGAACTGCCCGAGCTCAAGATCGTCGTCGTCCATCCGCCGGACGAGGAGGGCGACGCCCTCGTCAGCCACCTGCGCCGCGTGGGCTGCATGGTCAGCATGGCCTGGCCCATGCCGGCCACCGTGCCGCCCAATGTCGACGTGCTGTTCCTGCTGGTGGAGGGCGAGTCGCGCCAGGCCACCGAGACCCTGCTCAAGTCGATGCCGCGGCCCGAGCCGACGGTGATCGCGATCGTCAACTACGAGGACCCGACCACCCTGCAGCTGGTGCTCGAGAGCGCGGCCTTCGCGGTGGTGCAGAAGCCGATCAAGCCCTTCGGCCTGCTCGCGCACCTGGTGACCGCGCGCAGCCTGTGGGCCGAGCGCCAGGCGATGCTCAAGGAGAACCGCAAGCTGCGCCGCAAGATCACGAGCGACCAGGCCATGAGCCGAGCGAAGACGATCCTCATGGCGTCCAAGGGCATCAGCGAGGGCGAGGCCTACCAGGCGATCCGCGCGCAGGCGATGGCCAAGCGCCTGTCGATGGAACAGATCGCGAGTTCGATCATCAACATGGAAACCCTGTTGCACCCGGCGCCCTAA
- a CDS encoding transporter substrate-binding domain-containing protein, whose translation MLFSSTGVTAAVERTQQAATLLAIEEVNASGGVLGRPIEPVVLDPASRPPRYRELAKQLCDQAGVAVIFGCYMSSTRKAVLPVVEAHRALLFYPTLYEGFEYSPNCVYTGAAPNQNSVQLVRYLTSHFGKRLFLIGSDYVYPYESNRIIADLFRQAGGEVLDEMYVPLRVADIDMPKVIRRIEAAQPDVVYSTVVGDGIARFYEAYGEAGFDQRTHPIASQSTQEAEIAQMSARAAAGSITAAPYFSTLQTPANLRFVAAWRKRFGSGLPITACAESAYFQVMLYAQTLERAGSDRLEAMLPHLHEHEFDAPQGRVRIDQENHHTYLWPRVARVDAQGTFQVVDDPGLRVKPDPYMYENRFDPLAGRPA comes from the coding sequence GTGCTTTTCTCATCGACGGGCGTGACCGCGGCCGTCGAGCGCACGCAGCAGGCCGCGACCCTGCTCGCGATCGAGGAGGTCAACGCGAGCGGCGGGGTGCTCGGGCGGCCGATCGAGCCGGTGGTGCTCGACCCGGCCTCGCGGCCGCCGCGCTACCGCGAGCTGGCCAAGCAGCTGTGCGACCAGGCGGGCGTGGCGGTGATCTTCGGCTGCTACATGTCGAGCACGCGCAAGGCGGTGCTGCCGGTGGTCGAGGCGCATCGCGCGCTGCTGTTCTATCCCACGCTCTACGAAGGCTTCGAGTATTCGCCGAACTGCGTCTACACGGGCGCGGCGCCGAACCAGAACTCGGTGCAGCTGGTGCGCTACCTCACGAGCCATTTCGGCAAGCGGCTGTTCCTGATCGGCTCGGACTACGTCTACCCCTACGAGTCCAACCGGATCATCGCGGACCTGTTCCGCCAGGCCGGCGGCGAGGTGCTCGACGAGATGTACGTGCCGCTGCGCGTGGCCGACATCGACATGCCCAAGGTGATCCGGCGCATCGAGGCCGCGCAGCCCGACGTCGTCTACTCGACCGTGGTCGGCGACGGCATCGCGCGCTTCTACGAGGCCTACGGCGAGGCGGGCTTCGACCAGCGGACGCATCCGATCGCGAGCCAGTCGACGCAGGAGGCCGAGATCGCGCAGATGTCGGCGCGCGCCGCCGCGGGCAGCATCACGGCGGCACCGTACTTCTCGACCCTGCAGACGCCGGCCAACCTCCGGTTCGTCGCGGCCTGGCGCAAGCGCTTCGGCAGCGGCCTGCCGATCACGGCCTGCGCGGAGTCGGCCTACTTCCAGGTGATGCTCTATGCACAGACGCTCGAGCGCGCGGGCAGCGACCGGCTCGAGGCGATGCTGCCGCACCTGCACGAGCACGAGTTCGACGCGCCGCAGGGCCGGGTGCGCATCGACCAGGAGAACCACCACACCTACCTCTGGCCGCGCGTGGCGCGCGTCGATGCGCAGGGCACGTTCCAGGTGGTGGACGATCCGGGCCTGCGCGTGAAGCCCGATCCCTACATGTACGAGAACCGGTTCGATCCGCTCGCTGGACGGCCGGCCTGA
- a CDS encoding cation:proton antiporter — MPHSLLSTFADLILFMGLSWAIWRALGRSVPIAVLPIIIGLLLAATGVLPKAAGIPSAGGDFIGWIGVLLLAFTAGLETRQTVHLPGATDLPPARPGETLRFVASAVMALLLPFAVGTLAAKLWFNHLPGWAAPHGGQWWGALAIGLCLAVSALPVLIGIVRELGPLHRPLTRIALRIAVLDDAVLWIGLALLLLAAEGQALLAGSWVKPAAAIALAAALAGIAAVARKATREPPAWAIWLAMPLFLAAGAWSSSQLGLHELLGAYFAGAIVPAAWSRRLPAERLGKFALIGLAPVFFGHSGLKIDGSVLGWASLQASVTLLVLAVGAKLVAVLACSPARWLSRREALAVGTLLQCKGLMEIVAATILRDKGLLSEHAFAALVTLAVLSTLLTGPAFRWIVRRVAPMKHANGRPASH, encoded by the coding sequence ATGCCTCACAGCCTGCTATCGACCTTCGCCGACCTGATCCTCTTCATGGGCCTGTCCTGGGCCATCTGGCGCGCCCTCGGCCGCTCGGTGCCGATCGCGGTGCTGCCGATCATCATCGGCCTGCTGCTCGCGGCCACCGGCGTGCTGCCCAAGGCCGCCGGCATCCCGTCGGCGGGTGGCGACTTCATCGGCTGGATCGGCGTGCTGCTGCTGGCCTTCACGGCCGGACTCGAAACGCGGCAGACGGTGCACCTGCCGGGCGCGACCGACCTGCCGCCCGCTCGGCCCGGCGAGACGCTGCGCTTCGTCGCCAGCGCGGTGATGGCGCTGCTGCTGCCGTTCGCGGTGGGCACGCTGGCCGCCAAGCTCTGGTTCAACCACCTGCCGGGCTGGGCCGCGCCGCATGGCGGGCAGTGGTGGGGCGCGCTGGCGATCGGCCTGTGCCTCGCCGTGAGTGCGCTGCCGGTGCTGATCGGCATCGTGCGCGAGCTCGGGCCGCTGCACCGGCCGCTGACGCGCATCGCGCTGCGCATCGCGGTGCTCGACGATGCGGTGCTCTGGATCGGCCTGGCGCTGCTGTTGCTCGCGGCCGAAGGGCAGGCGCTGCTCGCGGGCTCGTGGGTCAAGCCGGCCGCCGCGATCGCGCTGGCCGCGGCGCTCGCGGGCATTGCCGCGGTTGCGCGCAAGGCGACGCGCGAGCCGCCGGCCTGGGCGATCTGGCTCGCGATGCCGCTGTTCCTCGCGGCCGGCGCGTGGTCGAGCTCGCAGCTGGGGCTGCACGAGCTGCTCGGTGCCTACTTCGCGGGCGCGATCGTGCCGGCGGCCTGGTCGCGGCGGCTGCCTGCGGAGCGGCTCGGCAAGTTCGCGCTGATCGGCCTGGCGCCTGTGTTCTTCGGCCACAGCGGACTCAAGATCGACGGCAGCGTGCTGGGCTGGGCCTCGCTGCAGGCCTCGGTCACCTTGCTGGTGCTCGCGGTCGGAGCCAAGCTGGTGGCGGTGCTGGCATGCTCGCCGGCCCGATGGCTGTCGCGGCGCGAGGCGCTCGCGGTGGGCACGTTGCTGCAATGCAAGGGGCTGATGGAGATCGTGGCCGCGACCATCCTGCGCGACAAGGGCCTGCTGTCGGAGCATGCCTTCGCGGCCCTGGTCACGCTCGCCGTGCTGTCGACCCTGCTGACCGGGCCGGCCTTCCGCTGGATCGTGCGGCGCGTGGCGCCGATGAAGCACGCCAACGGCCGTCCGGCCTCCCACTGA
- a CDS encoding prepilin-type N-terminal cleavage/methylation domain-containing protein gives MRRGGSSKVRGRGFTLVEVMIAIALMAVVSVMAWRGLESVTRTDSQLERRSDDAARLLRALGQLETDLALRATTELPLPAAATAAHASAQLLPTALQVRSQAALPLLIEIVRAAPAAPGQWQRVQWWQRGSSLYRAAGEARREFPLPAPDAADRVEVLGDVASFGLRAWEPGQGWRNLPAVAPARVPASGLEAELAVLPAGDGPARRFRRVFVLEGNSPG, from the coding sequence ATGCGCCGCGGCGGCTCGTCGAAAGTTCGCGGCCGGGGCTTCACGCTGGTCGAAGTGATGATCGCCATCGCGCTGATGGCGGTGGTCAGCGTCATGGCATGGCGCGGACTCGAGAGCGTGACGCGGACCGACAGCCAGCTCGAGCGACGCAGCGACGATGCCGCGCGGCTGCTGCGGGCGCTGGGCCAGCTCGAGACCGACCTGGCCCTGCGTGCGACCACCGAGCTGCCGTTGCCGGCGGCGGCCACCGCCGCGCACGCGAGCGCGCAGTTGCTGCCGACCGCACTGCAGGTGCGCAGCCAGGCCGCGCTGCCGTTGCTGATCGAGATCGTGCGTGCCGCGCCGGCAGCCCCCGGTCAATGGCAGCGCGTGCAGTGGTGGCAACGCGGCAGCTCGCTGTACCGCGCCGCGGGCGAGGCGCGCCGGGAGTTCCCGCTGCCCGCGCCGGACGCCGCCGACCGGGTCGAGGTGCTGGGCGACGTCGCATCGTTCGGGCTGCGGGCCTGGGAACCGGGCCAGGGGTGGCGCAACCTCCCGGCCGTCGCGCCCGCACGCGTGCCCGCCAGCGGCCTCGAAGCCGAACTGGCGGTGCTGCCGGCCGGCGACGGACCGGCACGGCGCTTCAGGCGCGTGTTCGTGCTCGAGGGAAATTCGCCCGGCTGA
- the gspI gene encoding type II secretion system minor pseudopilin GspI has translation MSLRCRATARPSGFTLIEVLMALTIVSIALAAIVRASSQSITHLGLLEKQSIAMLSAENRLAELRIGSAPASPGVLRTPCPQGEVPLLCRLEVGAAVGGLRNATVEVYLAGDAHSLASLQTRIEVR, from the coding sequence ATGTCCCTCCGTTGCCGTGCCACGGCGAGGCCGTCGGGCTTCACGCTGATCGAGGTGCTGATGGCGCTCACGATCGTCAGCATCGCGCTGGCGGCGATCGTGCGCGCCTCGAGCCAGTCGATCACCCATCTCGGACTGCTGGAGAAGCAGTCGATCGCCATGCTCTCGGCCGAGAACCGGCTGGCGGAGTTGCGCATCGGCAGCGCACCGGCGTCGCCAGGCGTGCTGCGCACGCCGTGCCCGCAGGGCGAGGTGCCGCTGCTGTGCCGGCTGGAGGTGGGCGCGGCGGTCGGCGGACTGCGCAACGCGACGGTCGAGGTGTACCTCGCGGGCGACGCGCATTCGCTCGCCTCGCTGCAGACCCGGATCGAGGTGCGCTAG
- a CDS encoding prepilin-type N-terminal cleavage/methylation domain-containing protein — MNLAPLHAPAPRAWRRPRGFSLIELMVVMVIVGIATAAISLSVAPDPARELRRDARELARRLAAAQNEVRVDGRVIAWEADADGYRFSRGTWRPQPGSTIPTVTTLGALDRFERDDVLGPVAWRAGPVEVVPSRPVLLTAEPMGAPWQLALRHADATVVIVRDPSGAYLLR, encoded by the coding sequence ATGAACCTCGCACCGCTCCATGCCCCCGCGCCGCGCGCCTGGCGGCGGCCGCGCGGCTTCTCGTTGATCGAGTTGATGGTGGTGATGGTGATCGTCGGGATCGCCACCGCGGCGATCAGCCTGAGCGTGGCGCCGGATCCGGCGCGCGAGCTGCGGCGCGATGCGCGCGAACTCGCCCGGCGGCTCGCGGCCGCGCAGAACGAAGTGCGCGTCGACGGACGCGTGATCGCCTGGGAGGCCGATGCCGATGGCTACCGGTTCAGCCGCGGCACCTGGCGCCCGCAACCCGGCAGCACCATCCCCACGGTCACGACCCTGGGCGCGCTCGACCGCTTCGAGCGCGACGACGTGCTCGGCCCCGTCGCCTGGCGCGCCGGCCCGGTGGAGGTCGTGCCTTCGCGCCCGGTGCTGCTGACCGCCGAGCCCATGGGCGCGCCCTGGCAGCTCGCGCTGCGCCACGCCGATGCCACGGTCGTGATCGTGCGCGACCCGTCGGGCGCCTACCTGCTGCGCTGA
- a CDS encoding transposase: MLKWTAPLRVTMQELDARLSKIVEHAREEPVAVNRYGSPWVWIVSHRAWVQADNLRALVPRSHPLVPLRDLVDDALRYERALLAELAREHGSAVGLPILLRCLVLQIIYSIEDAERVHESLVYNMLFRWFAGFEKFADELPGHAEFTRELQAVGTDPRAVRIVTRCLSSTHLPESGEGDFRVNRGLLHALSNWVADASVPQPKPHGARGV; this comes from the coding sequence ATGTTGAAGTGGACGGCGCCCCTGCGGGTCACGATGCAGGAACTCGACGCCAGGCTATCGAAGATCGTCGAACACGCACGCGAGGAGCCGGTGGCCGTCAATCGCTATGGCTCGCCCTGGGTCTGGATCGTGAGTCACCGCGCCTGGGTGCAGGCCGACAACCTGCGCGCGCTGGTGCCCAGGAGCCACCCGCTGGTGCCGCTGCGCGACCTGGTCGACGATGCGCTGCGCTACGAGCGCGCGCTGCTGGCCGAACTGGCGCGCGAGCACGGCAGTGCCGTCGGCCTGCCGATCCTGCTGCGCTGCCTGGTGCTGCAGATCATCTATTCGATCGAGGATGCGGAGAGGGTGCACGAGAGCCTGGTCTACAACATGCTGTTCCGCTGGTTCGCGGGCTTCGAGAAGTTCGCCGACGAGCTGCCGGGCCATGCCGAGTTCACGCGCGAGCTGCAGGCCGTGGGCACCGATCCGCGCGCGGTGCGCATCGTGACGCGCTGCCTGTCGAGCACCCACCTGCCCGAATCGGGCGAGGGCGATTTCCGCGTGAACCGTGGCCTGCTGCATGCGCTGTCGAACTGGGTGGCCGATGCCTCCGTGCCACAGCCCAAGCCGCACGGGGCGCGCGGCGTCTGA
- a CDS encoding sigma-70 family RNA polymerase sigma factor: protein MTPDIEALGRSRASDRFTRMPPPSLWRLPPERQGLLLPDLRVPQAEPAPKPPAAIDLQAYLEAHYARLHRRLERHLGCADLASECLHDAWLRLGERQPRAELSNPDAYVYRVACNLAMDSLRARRRWLGADDAEANADVEVIADGQPGPELIAEARSEVAAVDRAMQRLPRRHQSVLLALRWHEMSRQEVARRHGVSVRKIDTALRQALGGLR, encoded by the coding sequence ATGACCCCAGACATCGAGGCCCTCGGCCGCAGCAGAGCATCGGATCGGTTCACGCGGATGCCCCCGCCCTCGCTCTGGCGCCTGCCGCCGGAGCGCCAGGGACTGTTGCTGCCCGACCTGCGCGTGCCGCAGGCCGAGCCCGCGCCGAAGCCGCCAGCGGCGATCGACCTGCAGGCCTACCTCGAGGCGCACTACGCGCGGCTGCATCGGCGGCTCGAGCGGCACCTCGGCTGCGCCGACCTGGCCAGCGAATGCCTGCACGACGCCTGGTTGCGGCTCGGCGAGCGCCAGCCGCGGGCGGAGCTCTCGAACCCGGATGCCTACGTCTACCGCGTGGCCTGCAACCTGGCGATGGACAGCCTGCGGGCACGCCGGCGCTGGCTCGGCGCCGACGATGCCGAGGCGAACGCGGATGTCGAGGTCATCGCCGATGGCCAGCCCGGCCCGGAACTGATCGCCGAGGCGCGCTCGGAGGTCGCGGCCGTGGACCGCGCGATGCAGCGCCTGCCGCGGCGCCACCAGTCGGTGCTGCTCGCCTTGCGCTGGCACGAGATGTCGCGCCAGGAGGTGGCGCGGCGCCACGGGGTGTCGGTGCGCAAGATCGACACCGCGCTGCGGCAGGCGCTCGGCGGCCTGCGTTGA